In the genome of Telluria beijingensis, one region contains:
- the rplT gene encoding 50S ribosomal protein L20 — protein sequence MPRVKRGVTARARHKKVLELAKGYRGRRSKVYRIAKQAVMRAGQYAYRDRRNKKRVFRALWITRINAASRSHGMTYSAFMNGLKKSAIELDRKVLADMAVHDKPAFAAIVSAVKAKLAA from the coding sequence ATGCCTCGAGTAAAACGTGGGGTTACTGCACGTGCCCGTCACAAGAAAGTTCTTGAACTTGCCAAAGGCTACCGTGGCCGCCGCAGCAAGGTATACCGTATTGCCAAGCAAGCAGTCATGCGCGCTGGCCAGTATGCCTACCGCGATCGCCGCAACAAGAAGCGCGTCTTCCGCGCACTGTGGATCACCCGTATCAACGCGGCTTCGCGTTCGCACGGCATGACCTACAGCGCCTTCATGAACGGCCTGAAGAAGTCCGCGATTGAACTGGACCGTAAAGTCCTGGCCGACATGGCAGTGCATGACAAGCCGGCATTCGCCGCGATCGTCAGCGCCGTCAAGGCCAAGCTGGCTGCATAA
- the infC gene encoding translation initiation factor IF-3, producing the protein MPANTNTFKGNDIATDKQNRINGEITHPEMRLNGVDNEPLGIVTLAEAFRLAEEKNVDLVEIAPNAVPPVCRLMDYGKFKYSEQKKAHEAKLKQKIIQVKEIKFRPGTDEGDYSIKLRNLIKFLEEGDKTKITLRFRGREMAHQDIGLRMLERLRADLEAVGTVEQFPKLEGRQMIMVVAPKKKK; encoded by the coding sequence ATCCCGGCCAATACCAATACATTCAAAGGAAACGACATAGCTACTGACAAGCAGAATCGCATCAATGGCGAGATCACCCATCCGGAAATGCGTTTGAACGGTGTGGACAACGAGCCGCTGGGCATCGTGACCCTGGCCGAAGCGTTCCGTCTGGCCGAAGAAAAGAACGTCGACCTGGTTGAGATCGCGCCAAATGCGGTCCCACCGGTTTGCCGCCTGATGGACTACGGCAAGTTCAAGTATTCGGAGCAGAAGAAGGCCCACGAAGCCAAGCTCAAGCAGAAGATCATCCAGGTCAAGGAAATCAAGTTCCGTCCGGGTACCGATGAAGGCGACTACAGCATCAAGCTGCGCAACCTCATCAAGTTCCTGGAAGAGGGCGACAAGACCAAGATCACCTTGCGCTTCCGTGGCCGCGAGATGGCGCACCAGGACATCGGCCTGCGCATGCTCGAGCGCCTGCGCGCCGACCTGGAAGCGGTTGGGACGGTCGAGCAGTTCCCGAAACTCGAGGGTCGCCAGATGATCATGGTGGTCGCGCCGAAAAAGAAGAAGTAA
- the pheS gene encoding phenylalanine--tRNA ligase subunit alpha → MNLEELVVAARTDFAAAPDAAALENAKAKYLGKTGQVTDLMKGLGKLDPEQRKAQGALINAAKEQIEQALTARRDALAEAQLMLRLSAESIDVTLPGRGRSKGGIHPVMRTWERVEQIFRSIGFDVADGPEIETDWTNFTALNSPENHPARSMQDTFYIEGNDSTGKPLLLRTHTSPMQVRYARTHTPPIKVIAPGRTYRVDSDATHSPMFHQVEGLWIGEDISFADLKGVYLNFVKAFFETDDLQVRFRPSYFPFTEPSAEIDIAFGSGPLKGRWLEVSGAGQVHPTVVRNFGLDPEKFIGFAFGSGLERLTMLRYGINDLRLFYEGDLRFLKQFN, encoded by the coding sequence ATGAACTTGGAAGAACTCGTCGTCGCGGCCAGGACCGACTTCGCCGCCGCCCCGGACGCCGCCGCGCTCGAAAATGCGAAAGCCAAGTACCTGGGCAAGACCGGCCAGGTGACCGACCTCATGAAGGGCCTCGGCAAGCTCGACCCTGAGCAGCGCAAGGCGCAGGGCGCCCTGATCAATGCCGCCAAAGAACAAATCGAACAGGCCTTGACCGCGCGCCGCGACGCGCTCGCCGAAGCGCAGCTGATGCTGCGCCTGTCGGCCGAGAGCATCGACGTCACCCTGCCGGGCCGTGGCCGCTCGAAGGGCGGCATCCACCCGGTGATGCGTACCTGGGAACGGGTCGAGCAGATCTTCCGCTCCATCGGCTTCGACGTGGCCGACGGTCCCGAGATCGAGACCGACTGGACCAACTTCACCGCCCTGAACAGCCCCGAGAACCACCCGGCGCGTTCGATGCAGGACACTTTCTATATCGAGGGCAACGACAGCACGGGTAAACCGCTGCTGCTGCGCACCCATACCAGCCCGATGCAGGTGCGTTATGCGCGCACCCACACGCCGCCGATCAAGGTGATCGCGCCGGGCCGCACCTACCGCGTCGACAGCGACGCCACCCACTCGCCGATGTTCCACCAGGTCGAAGGCCTGTGGATCGGTGAAGACATCAGCTTCGCCGACCTCAAGGGCGTGTACCTGAACTTCGTCAAGGCCTTCTTCGAGACCGACGACCTGCAAGTCCGGTTCCGTCCGTCGTACTTCCCGTTTACCGAACCGTCGGCCGAGATCGACATCGCCTTCGGCAGCGGTCCGCTCAAGGGCCGCTGGCTCGAAGTGTCGGGCGCCGGCCAGGTGCACCCGACCGTGGTGCGCAACTTCGGCCTGGATCCGGAAAAATTCATCGGCTTCGCGTTCGGCTCCGGCCTCGAGCGCCTGACGATGCTGCGTTATGGAATCAACGACTTGCGCCTGTTCTATGAAGGCGACCTGCGGTTCCTGAAGCAGTTCAATTAA
- the pheT gene encoding phenylalanine--tRNA ligase subunit beta, with product MQFSENWLRSIVDPKMSSDELSHLLTMSGLEVEEVEAVAPPFSNVVVAHVVEVAKHPNADRLNVCQVDAGTGTLLNIVCGAPNVRAGMKAICAKAGALLPPGADGKPFEIKVGKLRGVESQGMMCSSKELGISEESNGLMELPEDAPVGQNIRDYLGLNDLKFTIKLTPNKADCLSVLGVAREVSALTGSPLSLAPTRAVPVTSDEVLPVKVSAPELCGRFAGRVIRGLNARAATPEWMKRRLERSGQRSVSALVDISNYVMLEVGRPSHVFDLSKIHGSLDVRWGKKGESLKLLNGNTIEIDEWVGVIADEKEIESLAGIMGGDSTAVSLDTTDIYLEAAFWWPNAIQGRARRYNFSTDAAHRFERGVDYATIPDHIERITTLIVEICGTADTKVGPVDDQVVKLPDRQPVQLRTARAQKVIGVPLTDEVIADIFTRLGLEFTRGEGTFLVTAPSYRFDIEIEEDLIEEVARVYGFENIPANPPVAPSAMLIEPEDTRSLFAIRHQLADLGYQEVVNMSFVESAWEQDFAGNAEPIRLQNPIASQLSVMRSSLIGSLVANVRYNLNRKAGRVRVFEVGAVFMRNAAVQDGPLAVAGYEQPKRVAAIAYGPALDEQWGQPTRAVDFFDVKADLEALFAPRQLRFTKAEHPALHPGRCATVELDGKQIGLVGELHPRWLQKYDLPQAPVLFEVDAEALRQRVMPRYAEISKFPGATRDLALVVKQDVPAQSVLDAFQAEIAANPAGKIVQAVVLFDEYRGKGLETDEKSLAFRFSLQDTQSTLQDDAVDAIMAAVAESASTKLGARLRA from the coding sequence ATGCAATTCTCGGAAAACTGGCTCCGTTCGATCGTCGATCCGAAAATGAGTTCGGATGAGCTGTCCCATCTGCTGACCATGTCCGGCCTCGAAGTGGAAGAGGTCGAGGCGGTCGCGCCGCCATTTTCTAACGTGGTCGTCGCCCACGTCGTCGAGGTGGCCAAGCACCCGAACGCCGACCGCCTGAACGTGTGCCAGGTCGATGCCGGCACCGGTACGCTGTTGAACATCGTGTGCGGCGCGCCGAACGTGCGCGCCGGCATGAAGGCGATTTGCGCCAAGGCCGGCGCACTGCTGCCGCCCGGCGCCGATGGCAAGCCCTTCGAAATCAAGGTCGGCAAGCTGCGCGGCGTCGAATCCCAGGGCATGATGTGCTCGAGCAAGGAACTGGGCATCTCGGAAGAGAGCAATGGCCTGATGGAACTGCCGGAAGACGCGCCGGTCGGCCAGAACATCCGCGACTACCTGGGCCTGAACGACCTGAAATTCACCATCAAGCTGACCCCGAACAAGGCCGATTGCCTGTCGGTGCTTGGTGTAGCGCGCGAAGTGTCGGCGCTGACCGGTTCGCCCCTGAGCCTGGCGCCGACGCGCGCCGTGCCGGTGACCAGTGACGAAGTCCTGCCCGTGAAAGTGTCGGCGCCGGAGCTGTGCGGCCGTTTCGCCGGACGCGTGATCCGCGGCCTGAACGCGCGCGCCGCGACCCCGGAATGGATGAAGCGCCGCCTGGAACGCAGCGGCCAGCGCTCGGTGTCGGCCCTGGTCGATATCTCGAACTACGTCATGCTCGAAGTCGGCCGTCCGTCCCACGTGTTTGACCTGTCCAAGATCCACGGTTCGCTTGACGTGCGCTGGGGCAAGAAGGGCGAATCGCTCAAGCTCCTGAACGGCAACACGATCGAGATCGACGAATGGGTCGGCGTGATCGCCGACGAAAAAGAGATCGAATCGCTGGCCGGCATCATGGGCGGCGACTCGACCGCCGTGTCGCTGGACACGACCGACATCTACCTGGAAGCGGCGTTCTGGTGGCCGAACGCGATCCAGGGCCGCGCCCGCCGTTATAACTTCTCGACCGATGCGGCGCACCGCTTCGAGCGCGGCGTCGACTACGCGACCATTCCCGACCATATCGAGCGCATCACCACACTGATCGTCGAGATCTGCGGCACGGCCGACACGAAAGTCGGCCCGGTCGACGACCAGGTCGTCAAGCTGCCGGATCGCCAGCCGGTGCAATTGCGCACCGCGCGCGCACAGAAAGTCATTGGCGTGCCGCTGACCGACGAGGTCATTGCCGACATCTTCACCCGCCTGGGCCTGGAGTTTACCCGCGGCGAGGGAACGTTCCTGGTGACGGCGCCATCGTACCGCTTCGACATCGAGATCGAGGAAGACCTGATCGAGGAAGTTGCGCGCGTGTATGGCTTCGAGAACATCCCGGCCAACCCGCCGGTGGCCCCGAGCGCCATGCTGATCGAACCGGAAGATACCCGCTCGCTGTTCGCGATCCGCCACCAGCTGGCGGACCTGGGTTACCAGGAAGTGGTCAATATGAGCTTCGTCGAAAGCGCCTGGGAACAGGATTTCGCCGGCAACGCCGAACCGATCCGCCTGCAGAACCCGATCGCCAGCCAGTTGAGCGTCATGCGTTCCTCGCTGATCGGCAGCCTGGTCGCCAATGTGCGCTATAACCTGAACCGCAAGGCGGGCCGCGTGCGCGTCTTCGAAGTGGGCGCCGTGTTCATGCGCAACGCCGCAGTGCAGGATGGCCCGCTGGCCGTGGCCGGCTACGAGCAACCGAAGCGCGTGGCCGCGATCGCCTATGGCCCGGCGCTGGATGAGCAATGGGGCCAGCCGACCCGCGCAGTGGACTTCTTCGACGTCAAGGCCGACCTGGAAGCGCTGTTCGCCCCGCGCCAGCTGCGTTTTACGAAAGCCGAACACCCGGCGCTGCACCCGGGACGCTGCGCTACCGTCGAGCTGGACGGCAAGCAGATCGGCCTGGTCGGCGAACTGCACCCGCGCTGGCTGCAAAAGTATGATCTGCCGCAAGCACCGGTATTGTTCGAGGTCGATGCCGAGGCCTTGCGCCAGCGCGTCATGCCGCGCTACGCCGAGATTTCGAAGTTCCCGGGCGCCACGCGCGACCTGGCGCTGGTGGTGAAACAGGACGTTCCAGCCCAGTCGGTACTCGATGCCTTCCAGGCCGAAATAGCCGCAAATCCGGCAGGCAAGATCGTGCAAGCCGTTGTTTTGTTTGATGAATATCGCGGCAAGGGCCTGGAGACGGATGAAAAAAGTCTTGCTTTCCGCTTTAGCTTGCAAGATACTCAATCGACGCTGCAGGACGATGCGGTCGATGCCATCATGGCAGCGGTCGCCGAATCGGCATCGACAAAACTGGGCGCGCGCCTGCGCGCATGA
- the thrS gene encoding threonine--tRNA ligase, producing the protein MLNVRLPDGSSRQFDGPVTVAQVAQSIAPSLAKAALAGKVNGKVVDTSHLIDADADLAIVTDRDPEGLDVIRHSTAHLLAYAVKELFPEAQVTIGPVIENGFYYDFSYKRPFTPDDLAAIEKKMVELAKKDEPVTRKVLPRDEAVAYFKSIGEAYKAEIIASIPANEDVSLYSEGGFTDLCRGPHVPSTGKLKVFKLMKLAGAYWRGDSKNEMLQRVYGTAWTKKEDQEQYLHMLEEAEKRDHRKLGKALDLFHFQEEAPGLVFWHPKGWTVWQQVEQYMRHKYQVAGYSEVKAPQILDRTLWEKTGHWENYRDNMFTTESENRSYALKPMNCPGHVQIYNSGMRSYRELPLRFGEFGQCHRNEPSGALHGLMRVRGFTQDDGHIFCTEEQVEREVTEFHAQAMGVYDDFGFTNIDVKLALRPDSRIGSDEVWDQAEESLRSALRACGVEWTELPGEGAFYGPKIEYHLKDSLGRPWQVGTVQVDFSMPGRLGSEYVAEDNTRKVPVMLHRAIVGSMERFIGILIENYAGALPLWLAPVQVAVLNISDAQADYVKQVEEKLRAAGLRVHADLRNEKITYKIREHSVQKLPYILVVGDKEKDANTVAVRARGNVDLGVMSVDALVERLVGEVAAKTK; encoded by the coding sequence ATGCTGAACGTTCGACTTCCCGATGGCTCCAGCCGTCAATTCGACGGCCCCGTGACGGTGGCCCAGGTAGCACAAAGTATCGCCCCCAGCCTGGCCAAGGCCGCCCTGGCCGGCAAGGTCAATGGCAAGGTGGTCGATACCTCGCACCTGATCGATGCCGACGCCGACCTGGCGATCGTGACCGACCGCGACCCCGAGGGCCTGGACGTGATCCGCCACTCGACTGCCCACTTGCTGGCCTACGCGGTCAAGGAATTGTTCCCGGAAGCGCAGGTCACCATCGGCCCGGTCATCGAGAACGGTTTCTACTACGACTTCTCGTACAAGCGCCCGTTCACCCCGGACGACCTGGCCGCGATCGAAAAGAAGATGGTCGAACTGGCCAAGAAGGACGAGCCGGTCACCCGCAAGGTGCTGCCGCGCGACGAAGCGGTCGCCTATTTCAAGTCGATCGGCGAAGCCTATAAGGCCGAGATCATCGCCTCGATCCCGGCCAATGAAGACGTGTCGCTGTACAGCGAAGGCGGCTTCACCGACCTGTGCCGCGGCCCGCACGTGCCGTCGACCGGCAAGCTGAAGGTCTTCAAGCTGATGAAGCTGGCCGGCGCCTACTGGCGCGGCGACTCGAAGAACGAGATGCTGCAGCGCGTCTACGGCACCGCCTGGACCAAGAAGGAAGACCAGGAGCAATACCTGCACATGCTGGAAGAAGCGGAAAAGCGCGACCACCGCAAGCTCGGCAAGGCGCTGGACCTGTTCCACTTCCAGGAGGAAGCGCCGGGACTGGTGTTCTGGCATCCGAAGGGCTGGACCGTCTGGCAACAGGTGGAGCAATACATGCGCCACAAGTACCAGGTGGCCGGCTATAGCGAAGTCAAGGCGCCGCAAATCCTGGACCGCACCCTGTGGGAAAAGACCGGTCACTGGGAAAACTACCGTGACAATATGTTCACCACCGAGTCGGAAAACCGCTCGTATGCGTTGAAGCCGATGAACTGCCCGGGCCACGTGCAGATCTATAACTCGGGCATGCGTTCCTACCGCGAGCTGCCGCTGCGCTTCGGCGAATTCGGCCAGTGCCACCGCAACGAGCCGTCCGGCGCGCTGCACGGCCTGATGCGCGTGCGCGGCTTCACCCAGGACGACGGCCACATCTTCTGTACCGAAGAGCAGGTCGAACGCGAAGTGACCGAGTTCCACGCCCAGGCGATGGGTGTCTATGACGACTTCGGCTTCACCAATATCGACGTCAAGCTGGCCCTGCGTCCGGACAGCCGCATCGGTTCCGACGAAGTCTGGGACCAGGCCGAGGAGTCGCTGCGCTCGGCGCTGCGCGCCTGCGGCGTGGAATGGACCGAGTTGCCGGGCGAGGGCGCCTTCTATGGTCCCAAGATCGAGTATCACCTGAAGGATAGCCTGGGCCGTCCATGGCAGGTCGGCACGGTGCAGGTCGACTTCTCGATGCCGGGCCGCCTCGGTTCCGAGTATGTCGCAGAAGACAATACCCGCAAGGTGCCGGTGATGCTGCACCGCGCGATCGTGGGCTCGATGGAGCGCTTCATCGGCATCCTGATCGAGAACTATGCCGGCGCGCTGCCCTTGTGGCTGGCGCCGGTGCAAGTTGCCGTTCTGAATATTTCGGATGCACAGGCCGATTACGTCAAGCAGGTCGAGGAAAAGCTGCGCGCGGCAGGCCTGCGCGTACACGCTGATTTGCGGAACGAGAAGATCACCTATAAAATACGCGAACATTCCGTCCAAAAACTGCCATATATCCTCGTTGTTGGGGATAAGGAAAAGGACGCGAACACTGTGGCCGTGCGTGCCCGCGGCAATGTCGATCTGGGCGTGATGTCCGTCGACGCGCTCGTGGAGCGTCTGGTTGGTGAAGTTGCCGCCAAGACGAAATAA
- a CDS encoding cation diffusion facilitator family transporter: MNYKPLDPSHLHAHLDGDASHSHSIEARSQKALAVALGLTLLFAVVEVITGFISNSLALISDAGHMVTDAAALGLALLAQLIAKRPPSARHSFGFVRAEALAAFVNCLAMLGLVAWIGYEAVQRLIHPEHVQGGIVLVVAALGASINLLVAWILSRNNDSINTRAALVNVMGDLLGSLAAIASGAIIYVTGWVQADPILSIFVALLILRSTSGILRESYHFLMEGVPHAIDYVQVGADMAAVDGVLAVHDMHVWDMSPGHPALIGHIEIRSLEEWPPVLEAVRAMLRERHGIDHVTLQPEAAGGKSL; this comes from the coding sequence ATGAACTACAAGCCGCTCGATCCTTCCCATCTGCACGCCCACCTGGACGGCGACGCCAGCCATTCGCACTCGATCGAGGCGCGCAGCCAGAAGGCGCTGGCGGTGGCGCTCGGGCTGACCCTTCTGTTCGCGGTAGTCGAGGTCATCACAGGTTTCATTTCCAACTCACTGGCCCTGATCTCGGATGCCGGCCACATGGTCACCGATGCCGCCGCCCTGGGCCTGGCCCTGCTGGCGCAGCTGATCGCCAAGCGCCCGCCATCGGCGCGCCACTCCTTCGGCTTCGTGCGCGCCGAAGCCCTGGCCGCCTTCGTCAATTGCCTGGCGATGCTGGGCCTGGTGGCATGGATCGGCTACGAGGCGGTGCAGCGCCTGATCCATCCCGAACATGTGCAAGGCGGCATCGTGCTGGTGGTCGCTGCCCTGGGGGCCTCGATCAACCTGCTGGTCGCGTGGATTCTTTCCCGCAACAACGACAGCATCAATACCCGCGCCGCACTGGTCAATGTGATGGGCGACCTGCTCGGCTCGCTGGCGGCAATCGCCTCGGGCGCCATCATCTACGTGACCGGCTGGGTCCAGGCCGACCCGATCCTGTCGATCTTCGTCGCCCTGCTGATCCTGCGCTCGACCAGCGGCATTTTGAGGGAGTCGTACCACTTCCTGATGGAAGGCGTGCCGCATGCGATCGACTATGTCCAGGTCGGGGCCGACATGGCCGCCGTGGACGGCGTCCTTGCGGTGCACGATATGCACGTGTGGGACATGTCGCCGGGCCACCCTGCCCTGATCGGCCACATCGAGATCCGCAGCCTGGAAGAATGGCCGCCGGTGCTGGAAGCGGTGCGCGCCATGCTGCGTGAGCGCCACGGCATCGATCACGTGACCCTGCAACCGGAGGCGGCCGGCGGCAAGTCGCTGTAG
- the rpmI gene encoding 50S ribosomal protein L35: MPKMKTKSSAKKRFRVRPGGTVKSGMAFKRHILTKKTTKNKRQLRGTRNINASDVTSVYRMMPSAV, translated from the coding sequence ATGCCAAAAATGAAAACCAAGAGCTCCGCGAAGAAACGTTTTCGCGTGCGTCCGGGCGGTACCGTCAAGTCGGGCATGGCCTTCAAGCGTCACATCCTGACCAAGAAGACCACCAAGAACAAGCGCCAGCTGCGCGGCACCCGTAACATCAATGCGTCGGACGTGACCAGCGTCTACCGCATGATGCCATCTGCTGTTTAA
- a CDS encoding NAD(P)/FAD-dependent oxidoreductase — protein sequence MELKANVFDTLIVGGGPGGLTAAIYLHRFTRNVVLVDKGNSRLGWIPVSHNYPGFPDGINGKLLLEQLRCQLGNYGGHVLPGEIVDLRIEDGLFVADCCSPEGDLTVLRAHTVLLATGVADAGMPVERWEDAVAAGAVRLCPVCDGFDVIDKRIAVATSEVNPVGHALFMRSFSADVLLFERAGTSAVNDEEKRQLDAANVRHITSPLLGVTLTDDLRPVLHTRDGEDYECDVFYPMLGESARSSLAAALGAETVECDKLLVDDHCRTSVPGLFAIGDVTRGLNQIAVAAGQAAIAATTIHNTLPWALRTRA from the coding sequence ATGGAACTCAAAGCGAATGTATTCGACACCCTGATCGTCGGCGGCGGCCCTGGCGGGCTGACGGCCGCCATCTACCTGCACCGTTTCACCCGCAACGTCGTCCTGGTCGACAAGGGCAATAGCCGGCTCGGTTGGATTCCGGTCTCGCACAACTATCCGGGATTCCCGGATGGAATCAACGGCAAGCTCTTGCTGGAGCAACTGCGCTGCCAGCTGGGTAATTATGGCGGCCACGTGCTCCCCGGCGAGATCGTTGACCTGCGCATCGAGGACGGCCTGTTCGTGGCCGATTGCTGCAGCCCCGAGGGCGACCTGACGGTGTTGCGCGCGCATACGGTGCTGCTGGCGACCGGCGTGGCCGATGCCGGCATGCCGGTCGAGCGCTGGGAAGATGCCGTGGCGGCCGGCGCCGTGCGCCTGTGCCCCGTCTGCGATGGCTTCGACGTGATCGACAAGCGTATCGCGGTGGCGACCTCCGAAGTCAATCCGGTGGGCCACGCGCTGTTCATGCGCAGCTTCAGCGCCGACGTGCTGCTGTTCGAGCGGGCCGGGACCTCGGCCGTCAATGACGAGGAAAAGCGCCAGCTGGACGCGGCCAACGTACGCCACATCACTTCGCCGCTGCTGGGCGTGACGTTGACCGACGACCTGCGGCCGGTGCTGCACACGCGCGACGGCGAGGACTACGAATGCGATGTGTTCTACCCGATGCTGGGCGAGTCGGCCCGTTCAAGCCTGGCGGCGGCGCTCGGCGCCGAGACCGTCGAATGCGACAAGCTGCTGGTGGACGACCATTGCCGCACCTCGGTGCCGGGGCTGTTCGCCATCGGCGACGTCACGCGCGGCCTGAACCAGATCGCGGTGGCGGCGGGCCAGGCGGCGATCGCGGCCACCACCATCCACAATACACTGCCGTGGGCGCTGCGCACCCGCGCCTGA